From one Bos indicus x Bos taurus breed Angus x Brahman F1 hybrid chromosome 7, Bos_hybrid_MaternalHap_v2.0, whole genome shotgun sequence genomic stretch:
- the PWWP2A gene encoding PWWP domain-containing protein 2A isoform X1: MAAVAAEAAATAASPGEGGAGEAEPEMEPIPGSEAGTDPLPVTATEASVPDGEADGQQSSPQADEPPLPPPPPPPGELARSPEAAGLELEPEEKLPARVVEPGAAAPPEGPSLPPSPVPPPEEPPAPEERQEPPLPQPAAPALVPPAGGDSAVSQLIPGSEVRVTLDHIIEDALVVSFRLGEKLFSGVLMDLSKRFGPHGIPVTVFPKREYKDKPEAMQLQSNTFQEGTEVKCEVNGAVPNDPSPVPPPELSLAESLWTSKPPPLFHEGAPYPPPLFIRDTYNQSIPQPPPRKIKRPKRKMYREEPTSIMNAIKLRPRQVLCDKCKNSVVAEKKEIRKGGSASDPSKYEDKKRRSESVTTVNKKLKTDHKVDGRSQNESQKRSAVVKVSNIPHSRGRVVKVSAQANTSKAQLNTKKVLQNKNMDHAKAREVLKIAKEKAQKKQSETSTSRSAHSKVHFTRRYQNPSSGSLPPRVRLKPQRYRNEENDSSLKTGLEKMRSSKMAPKPQSRCTSTRSAGEAPSENQSPSTGPEEASSGVQDTTEVLVPGEQEEPQTLGRKGSKSSISVYMTLNQKKSDSSSASVCSIDSTDDLKSSNSECSSSESFDFPPGCMHAPSTSTSSSSKEEKKLSNSLKMKVFSKNVSKCVTPDGRTICVGDIVWAKIYGFPWWPARILTITVSRKDSGILVRQEARISWFGSPTTSFLALSQLSPFLENFQSRFNKKRKGLYRKAITEAAKAAKQLTPEVRALLTQFES, from the exons ATGGCGGCCGTGGCTGCAGAGGCGGCAGCGACTGCAGCGTCCCCCGGGGAGGGGGGCGCCGGCGAGGCCGAGCCGGAGATGGAGCCCATCCCCGGCAGCGAGGCCGGCACTGACCCCCTCCCGGTCACGGCTACTGAAGCATCTGTGCCGGACGGAGAGGCTGACGGGCAGCAGTCCTCTCCTCAGGCCGATGAACCGccgctcccgccgccgccgccgccgccgggggaGCTCGCCCGCAGCCCGGAGGCGGCGGGGCTGGAGCTGGAGCCTGAGGAGAAGCTGCCCGCTCGAGTAGTGGAACCGGGGGCAGCCGCGCCTCCGGAAGGGCCCAGCTTGCCACCTTCTCCTGTACCGCCGCCGGAGGAGCCCCCGGCTCCCGAGGAGCGCCAGGAACCGCCGCTGCCCCAGCCAGCAGCCCCGGCTCTCGTACCGCCGGCGGGCGGGGACTCCGCGGTGTCGCAACTGATCCCCGGCTCGGAGGTGCGGGTCACGCTGGACCACATCATTGAGGACGCGCTCGTCGTGTCGTTCCGCCTCGGGGAGAAGCTCTTCTCCGGGGTCCTCATGGATTTGTCCAAAAG gtTTGGGCCCCATGGGATCCCTGTGACAGTATTTCCCAAAAGGGAATATAAGGATAAACCCGAAGCCATGCAGCTCCAAAGTAATACATTCCAAGAAGGGACAGAAGTCAAGTGTGAAGTGAATGGTGCTGTTCCCAATGACCCTTCTCCCGTCCCGCCTCCTGAGCTCAGCTTGGCCGAAAGCCTGTGGACTTCCAAACCACCACCTCTCTTCCATGAAGGAGCACCTTATCCTCCCCCTTTGTTTATCAGGGACACATATAACCAATCAATACCTCAGCCGCCTCCTCGGAAAATTAAGCGACCCAAACGAAAAATGTACAGGGAAGAACCTACTTCAATAATGAATGCTATTAAACTACGACCCAGGCAAGTTTTGTGTGACAAGTGTAAAAACAGTGTTGttgctgaaaaaaaagaaattaggaaagGTGGTAGTGCAAGTGACCCTTCTAAATATGAAGATAAAAAACGGAGAAGTGAAAGTGTAACTACTGtgaacaaaaaactgaaaactgaCCATAAGGTGGATGGGAGAAGCCAAAATGAAAGCCAGAAAAGAAGTGCTGTGGTTAAGGTTTCAAATATTCCTCACAGCAGAGGCAGAGTAGTCAAAGTTTCTGCTCAGGCAAATACATCAAAAGCTCAGTTAAATACTAAAAAAGTGCTCCAGAATAAAAACATGGATCATGCAAAAGCTCGGGAAGTGCTGAAAATTGCCAAAGAAAAGGCACAGAAGAAGCAGAGTGAAACCTCTACATCCAGAAGTGCGCATTCAAAAGTTCATTTCACACGTCGGTATCAGAACCCTAGCTCAGGCTCTCTTCCACCCCGGGTTCGTTTAAAGCCCCAGAGGTACAGGAATGAAGAAAATGACTCTTCTCTGAAGACCGGACTGGAGAAAATGCGAAGCAGCAAGATGGCACCCAAGCCCCAGTCCCGTTGCACCTCTACCCGCTCAGCAGGTGAGGCCCCTTCAGAAAATCAGAGTCCCTCCACAGGCCCTGAAGAGGCCAGCAGTGGGGttcaggacacaactgaagtgcttGTGCCTGGTGAGCAGGAGGAACCGCAGACACTGGGCAGAAAGGGCAGCAAAAGCAGTATCTCTGTTTACATGACCCTAAATCAAAAGAAGTCTGACTCTTCCAGTGCTTCAGTGTGTAGCATTGATAGCACAGATGATTTGAAATCCTCCAACTCTGAGTGTAGTTCTTCTGAAAGTTTTGATTTTCCTCCAGGCTGTATGCATGCACCTTCcacctccacttcctcctcttcgaaggaagagaaaaagctcAGTAAttccttgaaaatgaaagtctttTCCAAAAACGTCTCTAAGTGCGTCACACCAGATGGCAGGACCATATGTGTAGGGGACATTGTCTGGGCCAAGATATATGGCTTCCCCTGGTGGCCAGCCCGTATTCTTACCATAACTGTGAGCCGGAAAGATAGCGGCATTTTAGTCCGACAGGAGGCCCGTATTTCATGGTTTGGGTCTCCAACAACATCTTTTCTGGCTCTTTCGCAACTCTCCCCCTTTTTAGAAAACTTCCAGTCACGCTTTAATAAGAAGAGAAAGGGCCTGTATCGCAAGGCTATCACAGAGGCAGCTAAGGCTGCCAAGCAGCTGACCCCTGAAGTGCGGGCTCTGCTGACACAGTTTGAATCGTGA
- the PWWP2A gene encoding PWWP domain-containing protein 2A isoform X3 translates to MAAVAAEAAATAASPGEGGAGEAEPEMEPIPGSEAGTDPLPVTATEASVPDGEADGQQSSPQADEPPLPPPPPPPGELARSPEAAGLELEPEEKLPARVVEPGAAAPPEGPSLPPSPVPPPEEPPAPEERQEPPLPQPAAPALVPPAGGDSAVSQLIPGSEVRVTLDHIIEDALVVSFRLGEKLFSGVLMDLSKRFGPHGIPVTVFPKREYKDKPEAMQLQSNTFQEGTEVKCEVNGAVPNDPSPVPPPELSLAESLWTSKPPPLFHEGAPYPPPLFIRDTYNQSIPQPPPRKIKRPKRKMYREEPTSIMNAIKLRPRQVLCDKCKNSVVAEKKEIRKGGSASDPSKYEDKKRRSESVTTVNKKLKTDHKVDGRSQNESQKRSAVVKVSNIPHSRGRVVKVSAQANTSKAQLNTKKVLQNKNMDHAKAREVLKIAKEKAQKKQSETSTSRSAHSKVHFTRRYQNPSSGSLPPRVRLKPQRYRNEENDSSLKTGLEKMRSSKMAPKPQSRCTSTRSAGLNKWQLLHQTVTSAAAPLQCLTDHCGFRLGALKLTVKRAAQRH, encoded by the exons ATGGCGGCCGTGGCTGCAGAGGCGGCAGCGACTGCAGCGTCCCCCGGGGAGGGGGGCGCCGGCGAGGCCGAGCCGGAGATGGAGCCCATCCCCGGCAGCGAGGCCGGCACTGACCCCCTCCCGGTCACGGCTACTGAAGCATCTGTGCCGGACGGAGAGGCTGACGGGCAGCAGTCCTCTCCTCAGGCCGATGAACCGccgctcccgccgccgccgccgccgccgggggaGCTCGCCCGCAGCCCGGAGGCGGCGGGGCTGGAGCTGGAGCCTGAGGAGAAGCTGCCCGCTCGAGTAGTGGAACCGGGGGCAGCCGCGCCTCCGGAAGGGCCCAGCTTGCCACCTTCTCCTGTACCGCCGCCGGAGGAGCCCCCGGCTCCCGAGGAGCGCCAGGAACCGCCGCTGCCCCAGCCAGCAGCCCCGGCTCTCGTACCGCCGGCGGGCGGGGACTCCGCGGTGTCGCAACTGATCCCCGGCTCGGAGGTGCGGGTCACGCTGGACCACATCATTGAGGACGCGCTCGTCGTGTCGTTCCGCCTCGGGGAGAAGCTCTTCTCCGGGGTCCTCATGGATTTGTCCAAAAG gtTTGGGCCCCATGGGATCCCTGTGACAGTATTTCCCAAAAGGGAATATAAGGATAAACCCGAAGCCATGCAGCTCCAAAGTAATACATTCCAAGAAGGGACAGAAGTCAAGTGTGAAGTGAATGGTGCTGTTCCCAATGACCCTTCTCCCGTCCCGCCTCCTGAGCTCAGCTTGGCCGAAAGCCTGTGGACTTCCAAACCACCACCTCTCTTCCATGAAGGAGCACCTTATCCTCCCCCTTTGTTTATCAGGGACACATATAACCAATCAATACCTCAGCCGCCTCCTCGGAAAATTAAGCGACCCAAACGAAAAATGTACAGGGAAGAACCTACTTCAATAATGAATGCTATTAAACTACGACCCAGGCAAGTTTTGTGTGACAAGTGTAAAAACAGTGTTGttgctgaaaaaaaagaaattaggaaagGTGGTAGTGCAAGTGACCCTTCTAAATATGAAGATAAAAAACGGAGAAGTGAAAGTGTAACTACTGtgaacaaaaaactgaaaactgaCCATAAGGTGGATGGGAGAAGCCAAAATGAAAGCCAGAAAAGAAGTGCTGTGGTTAAGGTTTCAAATATTCCTCACAGCAGAGGCAGAGTAGTCAAAGTTTCTGCTCAGGCAAATACATCAAAAGCTCAGTTAAATACTAAAAAAGTGCTCCAGAATAAAAACATGGATCATGCAAAAGCTCGGGAAGTGCTGAAAATTGCCAAAGAAAAGGCACAGAAGAAGCAGAGTGAAACCTCTACATCCAGAAGTGCGCATTCAAAAGTTCATTTCACACGTCGGTATCAGAACCCTAGCTCAGGCTCTCTTCCACCCCGGGTTCGTTTAAAGCCCCAGAGGTACAGGAATGAAGAAAATGACTCTTCTCTGAAGACCGGACTGGAGAAAATGCGAAGCAGCAAGATGGCACCCAAGCCCCAGTCCCGTTGCACCTCTACCCGCTCAGCAG
- the PWWP2A gene encoding PWWP domain-containing protein 2A isoform X5, with protein MAAVAAEAAATAASPGEGGAGEAEPEMEPIPGSEAGTDPLPVTATEASVPDGEADGQQSSPQADEPPLPPPPPPPGELARSPEAAGLELEPEEKLPARVVEPGAAAPPEGPSLPPSPVPPPEEPPAPEERQEPPLPQPAAPALVPPAGGDSAVSQLIPGSEVRVTLDHIIEDALVVSFRLGEKLFSGVLMDLSKRFGPHGIPVTVFPKREYKDKPEAMQLQSNTFQEGTEVKCEVNGAVPNDPSPVPPPELSLAESLWTSKPPPLFHEGAPYPPPLFIRDTYNQSIPQPPPRKIKRPKRKMYREEPTSIMNAIKLRPRQVLCDKCKNSVVAEKKEIRKGGSASDPSKYEDKKRRSESVTTVNKKLKTDHKVDGRSQNESQKRSAVVKVSNIPHSRGRVVKVSAQANTSKAQLNTKKVLQNKNMDHAKAREVLKIAKEKAQKKQSETSTSRSAHSKVHFTRRYQNPSSGSLPPRVRLKPQRYRNEENDSSLKTGLEKMRSSKMAPKPQSRCTSTRSAAQRH; from the exons ATGGCGGCCGTGGCTGCAGAGGCGGCAGCGACTGCAGCGTCCCCCGGGGAGGGGGGCGCCGGCGAGGCCGAGCCGGAGATGGAGCCCATCCCCGGCAGCGAGGCCGGCACTGACCCCCTCCCGGTCACGGCTACTGAAGCATCTGTGCCGGACGGAGAGGCTGACGGGCAGCAGTCCTCTCCTCAGGCCGATGAACCGccgctcccgccgccgccgccgccgccgggggaGCTCGCCCGCAGCCCGGAGGCGGCGGGGCTGGAGCTGGAGCCTGAGGAGAAGCTGCCCGCTCGAGTAGTGGAACCGGGGGCAGCCGCGCCTCCGGAAGGGCCCAGCTTGCCACCTTCTCCTGTACCGCCGCCGGAGGAGCCCCCGGCTCCCGAGGAGCGCCAGGAACCGCCGCTGCCCCAGCCAGCAGCCCCGGCTCTCGTACCGCCGGCGGGCGGGGACTCCGCGGTGTCGCAACTGATCCCCGGCTCGGAGGTGCGGGTCACGCTGGACCACATCATTGAGGACGCGCTCGTCGTGTCGTTCCGCCTCGGGGAGAAGCTCTTCTCCGGGGTCCTCATGGATTTGTCCAAAAG gtTTGGGCCCCATGGGATCCCTGTGACAGTATTTCCCAAAAGGGAATATAAGGATAAACCCGAAGCCATGCAGCTCCAAAGTAATACATTCCAAGAAGGGACAGAAGTCAAGTGTGAAGTGAATGGTGCTGTTCCCAATGACCCTTCTCCCGTCCCGCCTCCTGAGCTCAGCTTGGCCGAAAGCCTGTGGACTTCCAAACCACCACCTCTCTTCCATGAAGGAGCACCTTATCCTCCCCCTTTGTTTATCAGGGACACATATAACCAATCAATACCTCAGCCGCCTCCTCGGAAAATTAAGCGACCCAAACGAAAAATGTACAGGGAAGAACCTACTTCAATAATGAATGCTATTAAACTACGACCCAGGCAAGTTTTGTGTGACAAGTGTAAAAACAGTGTTGttgctgaaaaaaaagaaattaggaaagGTGGTAGTGCAAGTGACCCTTCTAAATATGAAGATAAAAAACGGAGAAGTGAAAGTGTAACTACTGtgaacaaaaaactgaaaactgaCCATAAGGTGGATGGGAGAAGCCAAAATGAAAGCCAGAAAAGAAGTGCTGTGGTTAAGGTTTCAAATATTCCTCACAGCAGAGGCAGAGTAGTCAAAGTTTCTGCTCAGGCAAATACATCAAAAGCTCAGTTAAATACTAAAAAAGTGCTCCAGAATAAAAACATGGATCATGCAAAAGCTCGGGAAGTGCTGAAAATTGCCAAAGAAAAGGCACAGAAGAAGCAGAGTGAAACCTCTACATCCAGAAGTGCGCATTCAAAAGTTCATTTCACACGTCGGTATCAGAACCCTAGCTCAGGCTCTCTTCCACCCCGGGTTCGTTTAAAGCCCCAGAGGTACAGGAATGAAGAAAATGACTCTTCTCTGAAGACCGGACTGGAGAAAATGCGAAGCAGCAAGATGGCACCCAAGCCCCAGTCCCGTTGCACCTCTACCCGCTCAGCAG
- the PWWP2A gene encoding PWWP domain-containing protein 2A isoform X2, whose product MLLNQTEVKGSDCVRIWISNLQKEGAKRFGPHGIPVTVFPKREYKDKPEAMQLQSNTFQEGTEVKCEVNGAVPNDPSPVPPPELSLAESLWTSKPPPLFHEGAPYPPPLFIRDTYNQSIPQPPPRKIKRPKRKMYREEPTSIMNAIKLRPRQVLCDKCKNSVVAEKKEIRKGGSASDPSKYEDKKRRSESVTTVNKKLKTDHKVDGRSQNESQKRSAVVKVSNIPHSRGRVVKVSAQANTSKAQLNTKKVLQNKNMDHAKAREVLKIAKEKAQKKQSETSTSRSAHSKVHFTRRYQNPSSGSLPPRVRLKPQRYRNEENDSSLKTGLEKMRSSKMAPKPQSRCTSTRSAGEAPSENQSPSTGPEEASSGVQDTTEVLVPGEQEEPQTLGRKGSKSSISVYMTLNQKKSDSSSASVCSIDSTDDLKSSNSECSSSESFDFPPGCMHAPSTSTSSSSKEEKKLSNSLKMKVFSKNVSKCVTPDGRTICVGDIVWAKIYGFPWWPARILTITVSRKDSGILVRQEARISWFGSPTTSFLALSQLSPFLENFQSRFNKKRKGLYRKAITEAAKAAKQLTPEVRALLTQFES is encoded by the exons ATGCTATTGAATCAAACAGAAGTGAAGGGCAGTGATTGTGTGAGAATCTGGATTTCAAATCTGCAAAAGGAAGGTGCAAAAAG gtTTGGGCCCCATGGGATCCCTGTGACAGTATTTCCCAAAAGGGAATATAAGGATAAACCCGAAGCCATGCAGCTCCAAAGTAATACATTCCAAGAAGGGACAGAAGTCAAGTGTGAAGTGAATGGTGCTGTTCCCAATGACCCTTCTCCCGTCCCGCCTCCTGAGCTCAGCTTGGCCGAAAGCCTGTGGACTTCCAAACCACCACCTCTCTTCCATGAAGGAGCACCTTATCCTCCCCCTTTGTTTATCAGGGACACATATAACCAATCAATACCTCAGCCGCCTCCTCGGAAAATTAAGCGACCCAAACGAAAAATGTACAGGGAAGAACCTACTTCAATAATGAATGCTATTAAACTACGACCCAGGCAAGTTTTGTGTGACAAGTGTAAAAACAGTGTTGttgctgaaaaaaaagaaattaggaaagGTGGTAGTGCAAGTGACCCTTCTAAATATGAAGATAAAAAACGGAGAAGTGAAAGTGTAACTACTGtgaacaaaaaactgaaaactgaCCATAAGGTGGATGGGAGAAGCCAAAATGAAAGCCAGAAAAGAAGTGCTGTGGTTAAGGTTTCAAATATTCCTCACAGCAGAGGCAGAGTAGTCAAAGTTTCTGCTCAGGCAAATACATCAAAAGCTCAGTTAAATACTAAAAAAGTGCTCCAGAATAAAAACATGGATCATGCAAAAGCTCGGGAAGTGCTGAAAATTGCCAAAGAAAAGGCACAGAAGAAGCAGAGTGAAACCTCTACATCCAGAAGTGCGCATTCAAAAGTTCATTTCACACGTCGGTATCAGAACCCTAGCTCAGGCTCTCTTCCACCCCGGGTTCGTTTAAAGCCCCAGAGGTACAGGAATGAAGAAAATGACTCTTCTCTGAAGACCGGACTGGAGAAAATGCGAAGCAGCAAGATGGCACCCAAGCCCCAGTCCCGTTGCACCTCTACCCGCTCAGCAGGTGAGGCCCCTTCAGAAAATCAGAGTCCCTCCACAGGCCCTGAAGAGGCCAGCAGTGGGGttcaggacacaactgaagtgcttGTGCCTGGTGAGCAGGAGGAACCGCAGACACTGGGCAGAAAGGGCAGCAAAAGCAGTATCTCTGTTTACATGACCCTAAATCAAAAGAAGTCTGACTCTTCCAGTGCTTCAGTGTGTAGCATTGATAGCACAGATGATTTGAAATCCTCCAACTCTGAGTGTAGTTCTTCTGAAAGTTTTGATTTTCCTCCAGGCTGTATGCATGCACCTTCcacctccacttcctcctcttcgaaggaagagaaaaagctcAGTAAttccttgaaaatgaaagtctttTCCAAAAACGTCTCTAAGTGCGTCACACCAGATGGCAGGACCATATGTGTAGGGGACATTGTCTGGGCCAAGATATATGGCTTCCCCTGGTGGCCAGCCCGTATTCTTACCATAACTGTGAGCCGGAAAGATAGCGGCATTTTAGTCCGACAGGAGGCCCGTATTTCATGGTTTGGGTCTCCAACAACATCTTTTCTGGCTCTTTCGCAACTCTCCCCCTTTTTAGAAAACTTCCAGTCACGCTTTAATAAGAAGAGAAAGGGCCTGTATCGCAAGGCTATCACAGAGGCAGCTAAGGCTGCCAAGCAGCTGACCCCTGAAGTGCGGGCTCTGCTGACACAGTTTGAATCGTGA
- the PWWP2A gene encoding PWWP domain-containing protein 2A isoform X4, protein MQLQSNTFQEGTEVKCEVNGAVPNDPSPVPPPELSLAESLWTSKPPPLFHEGAPYPPPLFIRDTYNQSIPQPPPRKIKRPKRKMYREEPTSIMNAIKLRPRQVLCDKCKNSVVAEKKEIRKGGSASDPSKYEDKKRRSESVTTVNKKLKTDHKVDGRSQNESQKRSAVVKVSNIPHSRGRVVKVSAQANTSKAQLNTKKVLQNKNMDHAKAREVLKIAKEKAQKKQSETSTSRSAHSKVHFTRRYQNPSSGSLPPRVRLKPQRYRNEENDSSLKTGLEKMRSSKMAPKPQSRCTSTRSAGEAPSENQSPSTGPEEASSGVQDTTEVLVPGEQEEPQTLGRKGSKSSISVYMTLNQKKSDSSSASVCSIDSTDDLKSSNSECSSSESFDFPPGCMHAPSTSTSSSSKEEKKLSNSLKMKVFSKNVSKCVTPDGRTICVGDIVWAKIYGFPWWPARILTITVSRKDSGILVRQEARISWFGSPTTSFLALSQLSPFLENFQSRFNKKRKGLYRKAITEAAKAAKQLTPEVRALLTQFES, encoded by the coding sequence ATGCAGCTCCAAAGTAATACATTCCAAGAAGGGACAGAAGTCAAGTGTGAAGTGAATGGTGCTGTTCCCAATGACCCTTCTCCCGTCCCGCCTCCTGAGCTCAGCTTGGCCGAAAGCCTGTGGACTTCCAAACCACCACCTCTCTTCCATGAAGGAGCACCTTATCCTCCCCCTTTGTTTATCAGGGACACATATAACCAATCAATACCTCAGCCGCCTCCTCGGAAAATTAAGCGACCCAAACGAAAAATGTACAGGGAAGAACCTACTTCAATAATGAATGCTATTAAACTACGACCCAGGCAAGTTTTGTGTGACAAGTGTAAAAACAGTGTTGttgctgaaaaaaaagaaattaggaaagGTGGTAGTGCAAGTGACCCTTCTAAATATGAAGATAAAAAACGGAGAAGTGAAAGTGTAACTACTGtgaacaaaaaactgaaaactgaCCATAAGGTGGATGGGAGAAGCCAAAATGAAAGCCAGAAAAGAAGTGCTGTGGTTAAGGTTTCAAATATTCCTCACAGCAGAGGCAGAGTAGTCAAAGTTTCTGCTCAGGCAAATACATCAAAAGCTCAGTTAAATACTAAAAAAGTGCTCCAGAATAAAAACATGGATCATGCAAAAGCTCGGGAAGTGCTGAAAATTGCCAAAGAAAAGGCACAGAAGAAGCAGAGTGAAACCTCTACATCCAGAAGTGCGCATTCAAAAGTTCATTTCACACGTCGGTATCAGAACCCTAGCTCAGGCTCTCTTCCACCCCGGGTTCGTTTAAAGCCCCAGAGGTACAGGAATGAAGAAAATGACTCTTCTCTGAAGACCGGACTGGAGAAAATGCGAAGCAGCAAGATGGCACCCAAGCCCCAGTCCCGTTGCACCTCTACCCGCTCAGCAGGTGAGGCCCCTTCAGAAAATCAGAGTCCCTCCACAGGCCCTGAAGAGGCCAGCAGTGGGGttcaggacacaactgaagtgcttGTGCCTGGTGAGCAGGAGGAACCGCAGACACTGGGCAGAAAGGGCAGCAAAAGCAGTATCTCTGTTTACATGACCCTAAATCAAAAGAAGTCTGACTCTTCCAGTGCTTCAGTGTGTAGCATTGATAGCACAGATGATTTGAAATCCTCCAACTCTGAGTGTAGTTCTTCTGAAAGTTTTGATTTTCCTCCAGGCTGTATGCATGCACCTTCcacctccacttcctcctcttcgaaggaagagaaaaagctcAGTAAttccttgaaaatgaaagtctttTCCAAAAACGTCTCTAAGTGCGTCACACCAGATGGCAGGACCATATGTGTAGGGGACATTGTCTGGGCCAAGATATATGGCTTCCCCTGGTGGCCAGCCCGTATTCTTACCATAACTGTGAGCCGGAAAGATAGCGGCATTTTAGTCCGACAGGAGGCCCGTATTTCATGGTTTGGGTCTCCAACAACATCTTTTCTGGCTCTTTCGCAACTCTCCCCCTTTTTAGAAAACTTCCAGTCACGCTTTAATAAGAAGAGAAAGGGCCTGTATCGCAAGGCTATCACAGAGGCAGCTAAGGCTGCCAAGCAGCTGACCCCTGAAGTGCGGGCTCTGCTGACACAGTTTGAATCGTGA